A region of the Sarcophilus harrisii chromosome 3, mSarHar1.11, whole genome shotgun sequence genome:
tcacacaagtaggaagtgaCTGAGCCCAGATTTGTACTCAGCTTTTCCTCAttccaggcctggtattctattcacctgccacctagttgccctgaaTAATTACATAAAGTTATGATATTAAAATTCAGCTAACTCTTTGCTTTCCTCTGCATTTTCCTATCACATATACTAAGAGATCTATAATAAAACAGCTCTGGGGTTTTTTGTACAAAGCagattctggatttttttttttttaaaaaggtatttttgCAAACCAGTAaggcaaattatattttataaaattgaaaacttTGGGTTGATATCCCTCTTAAGCAgagttgttgttatttattcttgttctcaaagaggaccatcaCATTAAGGACGTGgtaccatgatatgcaagtgaggCCAGAGATTGGGAGATTTGGGCCtctttaaactaaggtcttttctGGATTTCAGCTTAACTGAAGCTCTGCCCAATCAGTGATTTAGTCTAGGTAAGAAATAAGGCAGAAAATGGTCTCCtttacctagtttaaaaaaaaaaacaagctgaaAGGAAAAGATCATCAAAAGAGAAAcagtttttatttacatttattctgaaCTAATGAGGGGAAACAATGACCAAATTGACCTATTGTTGGTCAGTTGTTTGGTGGATTTAGTAATTATCCCATCATCTTTATAATCCTCCAAATGTTTCATAAGAGTAATTTAAGAAATAGTATTCTAAGAAGACTTCTTTACTAGATTGCTAAAGAAAtcaacacaaaaaaagaataaaaatgcattttcttttttctttttgttttcttagagcacattttcaaaaacaaatctatagactttaaaaaatcccttaggaatagggagagagaaggaCTCATAAAAaaccctcttttaaaaataaactcccATATTTTAAAGCTTACTGTtattccatttctacttctattgttttaaaattatatatatatatatgtgtgtgtgtgtgtgtgtataaaacaaaTTACAATATGGTATTGTAATTGAACTTGAGGCTTAACAGCCCAAAATAAGAATAGGATGTCATCTGCAATTAACATATAGgaccttttttcctctccttttttctttatgcttgatttcttctctacctttctctccttctctttcctctacaTCTCTTTATATTCTGCCttcttttcttgtctctctcAAGATATGAAACTTAagcaataatttttcttttagttgctgaattataatttgtaattttaattttaaaaagatgagttgaacattatatatttctctcttgaaAACATACTATGAGGGAAGTACTTTTTATTTGTGTATTGCTTTAATGAACATGTTTCCCATAGTGGGTCAATAGGTTCTTAACCTGAAACAAACACTGCTACCCTTGCCACAGATAAATACCTtgagattttatttgtttttattttttatatatatttgaacatatatgaaatatttttaagtgagttTCTATGCTGAATTGACAAGATAAACaatgtttttctcagttttttgatTATTAGAAGAAtttcatgtgaattctacctTCTGTAGTTTGACCGCTGTTGAGAATTTGGTATTACCCAtatgtgttattttttctagatccatTTCATACTGCTGTTCAGTCGACAAGGGAAATTAAGACTGCAGAAATGGTATACCACACTCCctgataaagagagaaaaaagatcatCCGAGAAATCGTACAGATGATTCTGTCTCGTGGTCAAAGAACGAGCAGTTTTGTTGACTGGAAGGATCTAAAACTTGTTTATAAAAGGTGTGAGTAACTTAAAGAGAATTTTTGGATTTTGTTCATGATTTTAATGATTTGTtctaaacttgaaatttactCAGTTTTCCAAACCAATCctactttttgtttaaaaataggaGTCAGATAGTTAAGCCATGGATAGAGCTGTAGaatttaaagttagaaagaaTGCTAAAGACTATTTAGTTGGAGaactccattttgcagatgaaaaaattgaggacaAAGAAGTTAAGTTGCTCTATGTAGCAGAGCTAGACAGTGAAAGAACTGAGATTCACACATAATATTTCCAATCTCCCAGTTCAGTGCTGTTTTCCTTAGACTAATATAGACCTTTCTTCTATCTTAAGAAGGAATGGTAGTCTAATTGTTTGCAAATaatcttgaaaaaaatctaaaatatggaGAGGGTAGGGTATTTGAGATGGGTGAGGGGAGATAGAGTAGGTGAGTTAACTCCAGCAGGATAACAAATAGATATCAGGTAAGATTTACAAGCTGAAAGACTTGCATTTGAAAGAATTCTAAAATCTCAGAGACTCATATTCAACATATTGAccacttaatagttgtatgataaatcatttaacccctgtTGGCCccccttcctcatctccaaaataatgGAGTTGTATTAGATGGTCTCTAACATTCCATGAAGGTGTTGAAATCCTTCAGAATTTCCACTGGTAATGAGTTTCTGTTTTACACAATAGTATCCATCAGGAAGTGAAGCCCATAGGGGTtatctagcctttgcttgaagaactAGATAACCCATTATCTTATCAAGATAGCTTATTCCGCTTGGGAGAATTGTTACTTTCCTCACGTGCTCCTTTGCAAATTTTTgcccattttaaaagaaaaactgtcaAACAGAATTTGACTTTCCAGTTTTCCATAGCTGACTCATTAAGGTCAGGTTGATAAACCATTGGTTCTTCTTCAGGGTCTCTTTttagttgggggaggggggagagggataaaagaataaatcacatttcatttttctgtttctcttccttgtTACCTAGTAAAAAGTAGAATCTATACTATCTCCCCAAAGAGGATATTAGCTCCAGTAGAGTTTTATATTCTATAAGCCAAACTAGTAGAACAACCTTAAACTATGGGTACTGGATGGGACCTTGGAGGATATTTAAATTGGACtgctttatttttacagataagacacATATGATGTACAAAGATTAAGCATTTTTAGTGCAAGATGAATTTGAATGTATTGTAGACTTAGTTTCCTGGAGCAGAAAATATCCCCAAAAGAATGCTTTCCAGAAGGAGATTTGTTTCATCTAGCTAGCCTCCCTAAAACTTTGGGTTCACTTGTGATGGATACTATTGTATAAAACAGAAACACTCATTACCAGTGGAAATTCTGAAGGATTTCAACACCATCATGGAATGTTAGAGACCATCTAGTACAACTccattattttagagatgaggaagggggACCaaaaggggttaaatgattttccatacagctattaagtggtcaagtcaggatttgaaatcacaTATCCAGCATGACACCTACCTACATGATTGCAATTTTGCtctatctgaatttgaactcaagtattatATCCACTCTGACACCTTACATACATGATTCAAGTTTTGCTGGAAGGGTAGAGGGTGAATAAACAGTTCTTTGATTATGAGGGAAAGTTCCTTGGAAAGGGAAGTAAAATATATGGCCTTCCAGATTTTATTGGGAAGAAATTTCTTTAAGTTGTTCAAAATTTCAatgaattctaattttctttctttattctagaTATGCTAGCTTATATTTTTGCTGTGCGGTAGAAAATCAGGACAATGAACTGTTGACACTAGAAATTGTACATCGCTATGTGGAATTACTAGATAAGTATTTTGGAAATGTAAGTTTTACTTTGGTATATTTGTGAAAAGTAGCAGAATCTGTCAAgcaaaatttatttccttctattttcatccttatttcctcatttttgcaTCTATCCATGAAAATGTCAAGCCCAGGAGTCATACATTCTAGCTTACATTTAAGCCATGATAGCCTTATACAcgactgttgttcagtcatgtccgactcttaccccttttaggattttcttacaAATAATACTGAAGTGgtgtgctatttccttttccagctcattttacagatggggaaactgaggcaaacagggtcacacaactaagtcaGTACTACTttggcaccatctagctgccccagaacaAGTAGTATGAGTATTCTATAACTTGATAGTTTCCCCCtaaatccatttcttttcctaacttgACTATTATTATCTAGGGCTTCATCTTCCTTCAGTTACCCATATTTACATCCTCAGTTTTTCCAGCCCTTCATTCTCATTGcaaatatccaatcagttgccataataatgatagttaacatttatttagtacttactatgtgctaggcactatactaagcagtTTAcaattatttgatccttacaatgtTAATCCTGGAAAGTAGGTTCTGTTCTTATTTGAGAGTAACCATAGCACAAGCTTTAGGTCAGTGGTGGAAAGCGGTCATAGAATCTCTGTACATGTTTGTCAAAAGAAAGTGCTATCCAAATAAAGATTATCTCCTTACTGTCAATCACAAAGCAAAACTTTAGATTTATTACTAGAAATActtgaaaggaaaagaacatcatttgtttttcctgtttctgAGCCTACTATTTTAAGCCTACTATTTTAAGCTGTTAACTGTATCTGTCACATAATAGaagtttaataataaatgtttattgacttaacTATTGCTGTGGTTAGTGATAAGATAACATTGCCTCCTATAGATCCACGTTTTCTCACACTTGTATAACTCAATTATTATGCATTGTCTCATAATTTATGCCTGAAAAGTTCAGCATCAcaatacccccccccaaaaaaaaaggaataagaaaaaaagaaacccttgAAAATAATGCTGtatgaaaaaaaagctaaatttaaaatatagcttATTCAGAGTCATAGATTatactaaattatttttccatctaaTATAAAGTAAGCTTCATATTGCTTCCCTgttcttcttttg
Encoded here:
- the AP1S3 gene encoding AP-1 complex subunit sigma-3, with amino-acid sequence MIHFILLFSRQGKLRLQKWYTTLPDKERKKIIREIVQMILSRGQRTSSFVDWKDLKLVYKRYASLYFCCAVENQDNELLTLEIVHRYVELLDKYFGNVCELDIIFNFEKAYFILDEFIIGGEIQETSKKTAVKAIEDSDMLQETMEEYMSKPAF